The Hyphomicrobiales bacterium region TCACCAGTCTCAATTTTAGATAATTTGATTTTGGGGAAAGAAAAATGTGCCATCATTGTGTCGTAGAAAGCGTCAAACAACGCATGTTGAACCGCCGCGATTTGTTCAAAGCAGGATTTGCAGCAGCAGCCAGTGCAGGAGCGCTTACAACAGTTGCTAATGCGCCAGCAATGGCTGCAACGCCATCAAAAATTGCAGACATGACCCACACTGTTTCAGATCAGTTCCCGACTTATTTCGGGGCGCCTGGTATCAGCATGGATCAAAAATTCAACTTCAAGGAAAACGGTTTCAATCTGTTTGAAATGAATGTGAATGAGCATACCGGAACTCATATGGATGCCCCGCTGCACTTCTCCGCAGATGGCCTTTCCGTCGATGAGATTCCAGTCGACAATCTCATCGTGCCACTTGCCGTTATCGATATAAAGACGAGAGCACAAGACAATGCAGACGCCGAAGTAACACCTGACGACATCAAAGCATGGATCGCCAAAAATGGTCCATTGCCAGAAAAATGCTGTGTCGCAATGAATTCAGGCTGGGACAAGCTTGTGACATCGGACAAGTTCCGCAATCCAGATGGGGATGGCAAATTGCACTTCCCTGGGTTCCACATTGAAGCCACAAAAATGCTGCTTGAAGAATCCACCGCCGTTGGTATCGCCTCTGATACCCTCTCACTGGATCATGGCATCTCAGCTGACTTCAAAACCCATTATGCTTGGCTACCAACCAATCGCTGGGGCATTGAAAACCTCGCAAATCTCGACGAAGTGCCAGCAGTAGGCGGAACATTAGTTGTGGGCGCACCAAAACACAAAGGTGGCACTGGCGGTCCTTCGCGCATTTTCACAATGTACTAAGCATTATTTCTTATTAAAAAGACCAATGGCGACATCAAAAGGTGTCGCCATTTTCATATCGTTCAATAACAAATGCTGTTCACAGAGCATTTATCACAAAATCGGCGTGTTTATGCTAGAAATACATGAAATATGCTGCTGGCATGGCCTTTGGTAAGCTATCAGTAATGATGCGTTGCAATAATGCAGGTGATTTTTTGGTTGTCTAAGGGACAGGTCTTGGTCGAATTAAATAGAAATTCCAGCGCTAAAACCGCCCTATCTGTGAACGCTTTTCATAAAGCATCTCGCAAGGCTCGCCGCCTGTTAACAGGCGCAGGTTTGTTGGCAAGTGCGGCTCTTTTATCAGCCTGTTATGGTGGCGATTTCGAAAAAGAAAACACGCCAATACCTTCTTATTTAAAAGCCAAGATGGCCGATATTAACGTTGGAGAGCGCGACGGCATCTTCATCCGTATTTTCAAAAAAGAAGCCGAGCTGGAAGTTTGGAAAAGAAAATCTTCTGGCAAATACGCTCTTTTGAAGACTTACGAAATATGCGCGTGGTCTGGCGACCTCGGTCCTAAGTTCAAAGAAGGCGACCGACAAGCGCCGGAAGGGTTTTACCGCGTCACACCCGGTTTGATGAACCCAAACTCTTCGTTCCACCTCGCGTTCAATCTCGGTTTTCCTAATTCCTATGATCGTTCCCATAACCGCACCGGTTCCTTCTTGATGGTGCATGGCGCTTGTTCATCGGCTGGTTGTTACTCAATGGAAGACGCGCAAATCGAAGAGATTTACGCATTGGCTCGCGAAGCTTTCTTAGGCGGACAAAAAGCCTTTCAAGTCCACGCCTTC contains the following coding sequences:
- a CDS encoding murein L,D-transpeptidase family protein, with the translated sequence MSKGQVLVELNRNSSAKTALSVNAFHKASRKARRLLTGAGLLASAALLSACYGGDFEKENTPIPSYLKAKMADINVGERDGIFIRIFKKEAELEVWKRKSSGKYALLKTYEICAWSGDLGPKFKEGDRQAPEGFYRVTPGLMNPNSSFHLAFNLGFPNSYDRSHNRTGSFLMVHGACSSAGCYSMEDAQIEEIYALAREAFLGGQKAFQVHAFPFRMSAENMAIFQNDESMPFWRTLKRGYEHFELTGVAPKVDSCNRGYVFNAKATDGGKFNAKNACPAYEVPKNLKLAVDTKINQDKAIENKIAARFFTDKDRRHAELISRLEIEEARIDKFKDRGLAYSSHMKRRLIGIQKQLVALGFNPDGSAPANGGAQTGSTDAGSTGISAPNTPTPAKRPGNAA
- a CDS encoding cyclase family protein, with the protein product MCHHCVVESVKQRMLNRRDLFKAGFAAAASAGALTTVANAPAMAATPSKIADMTHTVSDQFPTYFGAPGISMDQKFNFKENGFNLFEMNVNEHTGTHMDAPLHFSADGLSVDEIPVDNLIVPLAVIDIKTRAQDNADAEVTPDDIKAWIAKNGPLPEKCCVAMNSGWDKLVTSDKFRNPDGDGKLHFPGFHIEATKMLLEESTAVGIASDTLSLDHGISADFKTHYAWLPTNRWGIENLANLDEVPAVGGTLVVGAPKHKGGTGGPSRIFTMY